The following are encoded in a window of Candidatus Poribacteria bacterium genomic DNA:
- a CDS encoding methyltransferase domain-containing protein: MSKDRKMLTDTQDAYGHLLSDYHNGRENVEIVEREDGFIDTSRLGPLNYFAEYENWAEHQKTGIEHATGRVLDIGCGAGRHSIYLQEQGLEVLGTDISPLAIQTCQSRGLKNALVTSVTQLSSKIGTFDTILMMGHNFGLVGSYKRAKWLLRRFAAMTTDNAIIIAETMDPYQTEEPCHLAYHQFNRDRGRMGGQLKLRIRYRQYATPWFDYLFVSKAEIENILDGTGWRVEHYIDAANTPTYVAILSKRMHS, from the coding sequence ATGTCAAAGGATCGTAAAATGCTAACCGATACCCAAGACGCTTATGGGCACTTGCTTTCAGATTACCATAACGGTCGAGAAAACGTCGAAATAGTGGAGAGAGAAGACGGGTTCATTGATACCAGTCGATTGGGACCTCTTAACTATTTTGCTGAATATGAGAACTGGGCTGAACACCAAAAAACCGGAATAGAACACGCCACAGGACGTGTTTTGGATATCGGTTGTGGAGCAGGACGGCACTCTATCTATCTTCAGGAACAAGGTCTTGAGGTCTTGGGCACGGACATTTCACCGTTAGCCATCCAGACTTGTCAAAGCCGTGGACTCAAAAATGCGCTCGTCACATCTGTCACGCAGTTGAGTTCCAAAATTGGGACCTTTGACACGATTCTCATGATGGGACACAATTTTGGACTCGTCGGAAGCTATAAAAGAGCAAAGTGGCTATTGAGACGCTTCGCTGCTATGACGACTGATAACGCAATAATTATCGCTGAGACGATGGATCCCTATCAAACAGAGGAACCTTGCCACTTAGCCTATCATCAATTCAACAGGGATAGAGGACGGATGGGAGGTCAGTTGAAATTACGGATCCGATACAGACAATACGCTACACCGTGGTTCGATTACCTGTTTGTTTCAAAGGCGGAGATCGAAAACATCCTTGACGGGACAGGGTGGCGAGTCGAACACTACATTGACGCAGCCAATACACCGACTTATGTCGCAATTTTATCCAAACGTATGCATTCCTGA